One segment of Yersinia kristensenii DNA contains the following:
- the flgB gene encoding flagellar basal body rod protein FlgB: MGIDFQKALGVHPAAMQLRLTRAELLSANLANVNTPNFQAKDIDFGAEMQRAKQGSVGIATSQRLSPQMKYRLPYQPSQDGNTVALNVEQAEFSKNALDYQTSLSFLNMKLVGLKQAIEGK, encoded by the coding sequence GTGGGCATTGATTTTCAGAAAGCATTAGGGGTTCACCCTGCGGCGATGCAGCTTCGACTTACCAGAGCAGAACTGCTATCGGCCAATCTGGCCAATGTGAATACGCCAAACTTTCAGGCTAAAGATATTGATTTCGGCGCTGAAATGCAACGGGCAAAACAGGGGAGCGTCGGGATAGCGACTTCTCAAAGGCTCTCACCTCAAATGAAGTACCGGTTGCCGTATCAACCCTCACAAGATGGCAATACGGTGGCATTGAATGTCGAGCAGGCAGAGTTTTCAAAAAATGCTCTCGATTATCAAACCAGTTTGTCATTCCTCAATATGAAGTTGGTCGGCCTAAAACAGGCAATTGAAGGGAAATAG
- a CDS encoding carbon-nitrogen hydrolase family protein: protein MNKNNTAYIAAVVQASPIYLDLDATINKAVDLIAQAARQGAKIIAFSELFFPGYPWFLWLGTMDYMTPFIRRYHEQSMIINSLEYQRIQQAAKDNHIFISFGLSELDAASLYIAQVLISDKGETVYTRRKLKPTCMERVLFGEGDGSSLVVSPTALGNIGSLCCGEHLQPLSKYALYAQNEQLHIAAWPAFSLSGGEGSHILSGEVNIAVSQVYAVEGQCYVLVPCATVSRAAVALFCFDNNMKKTLSTGGGYARIFGPDGKLLVTPLQTDEEGILYAQLDLSSITMGKFIYDPAGHYSRPDVTRLLLDPNKKEVVIKSTDLPDNNVILQNDSGIEMSDK, encoded by the coding sequence ATGAATAAGAATAACACCGCGTATATTGCCGCAGTCGTTCAAGCTTCTCCCATCTATCTTGACCTTGATGCCACCATTAATAAAGCGGTCGATCTTATTGCGCAGGCGGCCAGACAGGGGGCGAAGATTATCGCATTTTCTGAGCTGTTTTTCCCAGGTTATCCATGGTTTTTATGGCTGGGAACAATGGACTATATGACGCCATTTATTCGTCGTTATCATGAACAATCGATGATCATTAATAGCCTTGAATATCAGCGGATCCAGCAGGCGGCCAAAGATAACCATATTTTCATTTCGTTTGGATTAAGTGAGCTTGATGCTGCTAGTTTGTATATTGCACAGGTATTAATCAGTGATAAGGGGGAAACGGTTTATACGCGGCGCAAGCTCAAACCTACCTGTATGGAAAGGGTACTGTTCGGGGAAGGTGACGGCAGTAGTCTGGTAGTCAGCCCTACAGCACTGGGCAATATTGGCTCTCTGTGCTGCGGGGAGCATCTTCAACCGTTAAGTAAATATGCTCTGTATGCGCAGAATGAACAGCTCCATATTGCTGCGTGGCCCGCGTTTTCGCTGTCGGGAGGTGAGGGGAGCCATATTCTCTCTGGTGAGGTCAACATCGCGGTTTCTCAGGTCTATGCGGTGGAAGGACAGTGTTACGTTCTGGTTCCTTGCGCCACGGTATCAAGAGCTGCAGTAGCCTTATTTTGCTTTGATAATAACATGAAAAAAACCTTATCTACCGGCGGGGGATATGCCCGTATTTTCGGCCCTGACGGGAAACTGCTAGTCACACCACTTCAGACCGACGAAGAGGGGATTTTGTATGCACAATTGGATTTGTCGTCCATCACCATGGGTAAATTTATTTACGATCCCGCAGGGCATTATTCTCGGCCTGATGTCACCCGGTTGCTGCTTGATCCAAATAAAAAAGAGGTTGTAATAAAGAGCACTGATTTACCCGATAACAATGTCATATTACAGAATGATAGTGGGATTGAAATGAGTGATAAATAA
- the fliI gene encoding flagellar protein export ATPase FliI produces the protein MGELAALDNALKSIDNINLARVAGRLVRVNGILLESVGCRLAIGQRCRIESTENVFIEAQVVGFDREVTYLMPFKQPDGLMSGARVFPCELDGELLIGDSWLGRVVNGLGEPIDGKGLLGGETPLQPQLPQIHPLQRQPVSTPLDVGVKAINGLLTIGKGQRVGLMAGSGVGKSMLLGMMTRYTQADVVVVGLIGERGREVKEFIENSLQACGMAKSVVITAPADESPLMRIRATELCHSVATYYRDKGKDVLLLVDSLTRYAMAQREIALSLGEPPATKGYPPSAFSIIPRLAESAGNSYGSGTMTAIYTVLAEGDDQQDPIVDCARAVLDGHIVLSRQLAESGHYPAIDIGQSISRCMSQISPREQVQSARLLKQCYADYMEIKPLIPLGGYVAGADPMADRAVQYYPAIIDFLRQEVDQPSLLPATLAHLNSLYPQSDIQTPEAQS, from the coding sequence ATGGGTGAGCTGGCAGCACTGGATAATGCATTGAAATCTATAGATAACATTAACCTGGCCAGAGTCGCTGGACGCTTAGTACGGGTTAATGGGATTTTGCTGGAAAGTGTCGGTTGCCGTCTGGCGATTGGCCAGCGTTGCCGTATCGAGAGCACTGAAAACGTCTTTATTGAGGCGCAGGTGGTCGGGTTTGACCGAGAGGTCACTTATCTGATGCCGTTTAAGCAACCGGATGGCCTGATGAGCGGGGCGCGGGTATTCCCGTGTGAACTGGATGGCGAACTGCTGATTGGTGATAGCTGGTTGGGTCGAGTGGTGAATGGTTTGGGTGAGCCGATTGATGGCAAGGGGTTGCTCGGTGGAGAGACTCCGCTGCAACCGCAATTACCGCAAATCCACCCTTTACAACGCCAGCCGGTTAGCACGCCATTGGATGTGGGGGTCAAAGCCATCAACGGCTTACTCACTATTGGCAAAGGCCAACGGGTCGGATTGATGGCGGGCAGTGGCGTGGGCAAAAGTATGTTGTTGGGCATGATGACCCGCTATACCCAGGCAGATGTGGTGGTGGTCGGGCTGATTGGCGAGCGTGGCCGAGAGGTGAAGGAGTTTATTGAAAACTCCTTACAGGCCTGTGGTATGGCAAAGTCGGTGGTGATAACCGCACCGGCAGATGAATCGCCGTTAATGCGCATTAGAGCCACCGAACTCTGCCACTCCGTTGCGACCTATTATCGTGATAAAGGTAAAGACGTGTTACTGCTGGTGGATTCACTCACCCGCTATGCCATGGCACAGCGAGAAATTGCTCTGTCATTGGGGGAGCCACCGGCGACCAAAGGCTATCCGCCTTCTGCTTTTAGTATCATTCCACGGTTGGCCGAAAGTGCTGGGAACAGCTACGGCAGCGGCACCATGACCGCTATTTATACTGTGCTGGCGGAAGGCGATGATCAGCAAGATCCTATCGTCGATTGCGCCCGCGCAGTATTAGATGGTCACATCGTATTATCGCGCCAGTTGGCGGAGTCCGGTCACTACCCTGCCATTGATATTGGCCAATCGATCAGCCGCTGTATGAGCCAGATCTCACCCCGTGAACAGGTTCAATCTGCCCGTTTACTGAAGCAATGCTATGCCGATTATATGGAGATCAAACCCTTGATTCCGCTGGGCGGCTATGTTGCTGGGGCCGATCCGATGGCAGATCGGGCAGTACAGTATTATCCGGCCATTATCGATTTCTTGCGACAGGAGGTCGATCAACCCTCACTCCTGCCCGCCACACTGGCGCATCTGAACTCGCTCTATCCACAATCTGATATTCAAACACCTGAGGCCCAATCATGA
- the fliJ gene encoding flagellar export protein FliJ, which translates to MSDKLMNTLQRLQQLRQRALNQATSQLAQQKQLCQRYQNNINALASLTHFALIPVSGAALMTNRANYKHNIQRVIDWQKQEQVLANIEAGKLQTHLQQQACREKIVAVVLAQQQQQSQMEQGRREQKNTDGLAAQCWQRQRAG; encoded by the coding sequence ATGAGTGACAAGCTGATGAATACCTTGCAACGGCTACAACAGTTGCGGCAACGGGCGCTTAATCAGGCCACCAGTCAATTGGCCCAGCAAAAACAGCTGTGCCAACGTTATCAAAACAACATTAATGCTTTAGCATCGTTAACCCATTTTGCATTAATACCCGTGTCTGGTGCGGCTTTGATGACTAACCGCGCCAACTATAAGCACAATATTCAGCGCGTTATTGACTGGCAAAAGCAGGAGCAGGTATTGGCCAATATTGAAGCGGGCAAGTTGCAAACGCATTTGCAGCAGCAAGCCTGTCGGGAAAAGATTGTGGCGGTGGTATTAGCACAGCAACAGCAGCAGAGTCAGATGGAACAGGGGCGGCGTGAGCAAAAAAACACTGATGGCCTGGCTGCGCAATGCTGGCAGCGGCAGCGGGCGGGATAA
- the fliF gene encoding flagellar basal-body MS-ring/collar protein FliF yields MLDKIKQQLPAIRLGKNQKSILMGAMALLVTGAIIFSLWRGSQGYTALFGSQEHIPVTQVVEVLDGEAIAYRINPDNGQILVAENQLGRARILLAAKGITATLPTGYELMDQETMLGSSQFIQNVRYKRSLEGELAQSIMALTAVDYARVHLGMSEASSFAISNRSESSASVILRLKYGQTLKTEQVGAIVQLVAGSIPAMKAANVRVVDQHGELLSEAYQANSKGMTNVKSGAELAHYLQSTTEKSIANLLSSVVGVNNYRISVATQLDLSRVEETLERYGAEPRVSDENIQQENGNEDMAMGIPGSLSNQPSAQPRNTNAPAMMSRSQAQRKYAYDRDIRHVRHPGFKLEKMTVAVILNKSAPALDKWTAEQLNELKRLIEDAAGIDVKRGDSLTLNMLAFTAPIVIEESVIPWWQDATTFRWAEIAGIGLLSLLFLLFGVRPLMARLSRPDDKHATLAMSENADSPNATNTAGESGTATESRLPASSFKEDDNLPPQGSGLDTKIAHLQQLAQSETERVAEVIKQWINNNERIKPQSE; encoded by the coding sequence GTGTTAGATAAAATTAAGCAACAATTGCCCGCCATTAGGTTGGGTAAAAATCAAAAAAGTATCCTTATGGGCGCGATGGCTCTCTTGGTCACCGGTGCGATTATTTTCAGCCTTTGGCGCGGCTCGCAGGGCTATACCGCCTTGTTTGGTTCACAGGAACATATTCCGGTGACGCAAGTCGTTGAAGTGCTGGATGGCGAGGCGATTGCCTATCGTATTAATCCAGATAATGGTCAGATATTAGTAGCAGAAAATCAACTGGGCAGAGCGCGTATTCTGCTGGCAGCCAAAGGCATTACTGCCACATTGCCGACAGGTTATGAGCTGATGGATCAGGAAACCATGCTCGGCAGTAGCCAGTTTATTCAGAATGTGCGCTACAAGCGCAGTTTGGAGGGGGAACTGGCACAGAGCATTATGGCGTTAACCGCTGTGGATTATGCCCGGGTTCATTTAGGGATGAGTGAAGCCAGTTCTTTTGCCATCAGCAATCGCTCAGAGAGTAGTGCGTCCGTCATTTTGCGCCTGAAATATGGTCAAACGCTGAAAACCGAGCAGGTGGGGGCTATTGTCCAGTTGGTCGCGGGCAGTATTCCCGCCATGAAAGCGGCCAATGTGCGGGTAGTTGATCAGCACGGCGAGCTGTTATCAGAAGCCTATCAAGCGAATAGCAAAGGAATGACAAATGTGAAAAGTGGGGCTGAATTAGCCCATTATTTGCAGAGCACCACCGAGAAGAGTATCGCCAATCTGCTTAGCTCCGTGGTCGGCGTCAATAACTACCGCATCAGTGTCGCGACCCAACTTGATCTGAGCCGTGTTGAAGAAACGCTGGAACGCTATGGCGCAGAGCCGCGTGTCAGCGATGAGAATATTCAGCAAGAAAACGGCAATGAAGACATGGCGATGGGGATTCCAGGTTCATTAAGCAATCAGCCTTCTGCTCAGCCACGAAACACCAATGCGCCGGCCATGATGAGCCGCAGCCAGGCGCAGCGTAAGTATGCCTACGACCGTGATATCCGCCATGTGCGCCATCCGGGCTTTAAGCTGGAGAAGATGACGGTTGCAGTGATTTTGAATAAATCCGCTCCGGCGCTGGATAAATGGACGGCAGAACAGCTGAATGAATTGAAGCGCTTAATTGAAGATGCCGCAGGTATCGACGTAAAACGGGGTGACTCCCTGACCCTGAATATGCTGGCCTTTACTGCGCCGATAGTGATTGAAGAGTCTGTTATTCCGTGGTGGCAAGATGCAACGACTTTCCGTTGGGCGGAAATTGCGGGTATTGGCTTACTGTCGCTGCTGTTCTTGCTATTCGGTGTACGCCCATTGATGGCGCGGTTATCACGTCCGGATGATAAGCACGCTACTTTGGCGATGTCCGAAAACGCTGATAGCCCGAATGCGACAAATACCGCAGGTGAAAGCGGCACAGCAACAGAATCTAGGTTGCCAGCCTCTTCCTTTAAAGAAGATGACAATCTGCCACCGCAAGGTTCTGGCCTGGATACCAAAATCGCTCACTTGCAACAATTAGCTCAGTCAGAAACTGAACGTGTCGCCGAAGTCATTAAACAATGGATTAATAATAATGAACGAATCAAACCTCAATCAGAATGA
- the fliH gene encoding flagellar assembly protein FliH: MSIKNSLRFGGAKVRVHQFPPLRQIRQNLQAADTMTLDPAAYQKQLMDGFQEGISQGFNKGLSEGKEEGYQEGVRLGYDDGLKKGRVEARQSESHRFDEAIEPFSGYIEKMHDYLSSYENRRRDELVQLVEKVTRQVIRCELALQPAQLLALVEEALAAQPSVPTQLKVYLNPAELGRINDVAPEKVKQWGLIADPEMASGECRVVTDTTEIDVGCQHRLDQCVEALKSSLLPDQYHG, from the coding sequence ATGTCGATAAAAAATAGCCTGCGCTTTGGCGGGGCGAAAGTACGGGTTCATCAGTTCCCGCCATTGCGTCAAATCCGCCAGAACTTACAAGCCGCCGATACCATGACACTCGATCCGGCGGCCTATCAAAAACAGCTGATGGACGGTTTTCAGGAAGGGATCAGTCAGGGTTTTAATAAAGGATTGTCTGAGGGAAAAGAGGAAGGATATCAAGAGGGTGTCCGTCTGGGATATGACGACGGGTTGAAAAAAGGGCGGGTAGAAGCGCGACAATCAGAAAGTCACCGATTTGATGAAGCTATCGAGCCATTTAGCGGCTACATCGAAAAAATGCATGATTATTTAAGCAGTTATGAAAATCGCCGTCGCGATGAGCTAGTGCAATTAGTGGAAAAAGTGACGCGTCAGGTTATCCGCTGTGAATTGGCACTGCAACCTGCGCAGTTGCTCGCATTAGTTGAGGAAGCACTGGCGGCACAACCGTCAGTTCCCACGCAACTGAAAGTCTATCTTAACCCCGCCGAGCTGGGCCGCATCAATGATGTTGCGCCGGAGAAAGTTAAACAGTGGGGGCTGATAGCCGATCCGGAGATGGCCAGCGGTGAATGCCGTGTGGTCACCGATACCACGGAGATTGATGTGGGTTGCCAACATCGTCTGGATCAGTGTGTTGAAGCATTGAAAAGCAGCTTACTGCCGGATCAATACCATGGGTGA
- the flgE gene encoding flagellar hook protein FlgE, protein MSFSIANTGLSAVTEQLNTISNNIANSATKGFKSGRTEFSSMYAQSQPLGVGVSGTSQSIRKEGSIDRTGNAMDLAISGNGFFVVKNSNGDEAYTRAGMFTTDNNGLLVNASGMKLQGYSADATGNIQTGTIGDLKISTSGLPAKASSKLDFMANLPASDTPPTNRIFSPSNEDSYNYMSTSTAYDSLGREHLLTQYFVKSSAPSEWKVHTALDSVLKTGSHDLKFDTSGVLTSGNTQNISGTYSPAGADNFSIDINYTGTTQFQSAFLPTVNKSNGYTAGTKNGERVESDGSVFATFSNGERMLQGKLALANFANANGLAAQNGTTWSATSKSGAALLGAPGTGLLGGIEVGALEASNVDLTAELVGLMTAQRNYQANTKIISTNDSMMNALFQVL, encoded by the coding sequence ATGAGTTTTAGTATTGCCAATACGGGCCTGAGTGCGGTGACTGAACAGCTGAACACCATCAGTAACAATATTGCCAACTCGGCCACCAAAGGTTTTAAGTCGGGCCGAACTGAGTTTTCTTCTATGTATGCTCAATCGCAGCCATTAGGTGTGGGCGTCAGTGGAACTTCGCAAAGTATCAGAAAAGAAGGTTCGATTGACCGAACCGGCAACGCAATGGATTTGGCAATTTCAGGTAACGGCTTTTTTGTGGTGAAAAATAGCAACGGTGATGAGGCATACACCCGTGCTGGGATGTTCACCACGGATAATAATGGTTTATTAGTCAATGCCAGTGGCATGAAATTGCAAGGTTATTCTGCTGATGCCACCGGCAATATACAAACTGGCACTATTGGTGATTTGAAGATAAGCACCTCTGGTTTGCCCGCCAAAGCGAGCAGCAAACTAGACTTTATGGCTAACTTGCCCGCCAGTGACACCCCTCCCACCAACCGGATATTCAGCCCGAGCAATGAAGATTCGTACAACTATATGTCCACCTCGACAGCTTATGATTCCTTGGGACGTGAACATTTATTAACGCAATATTTTGTAAAAAGTTCAGCTCCAAGTGAGTGGAAGGTGCACACCGCCCTTGATAGCGTGCTTAAAACGGGTTCGCACGATCTCAAGTTTGACACATCAGGTGTATTAACGAGCGGTAATACCCAAAATATCTCGGGTACTTATAGCCCCGCCGGTGCCGATAACTTCAGTATTGATATCAATTACACCGGCACGACTCAGTTCCAATCTGCGTTTTTGCCTACTGTGAATAAAAGTAATGGTTACACCGCGGGCACTAAAAACGGTGAGCGTGTTGAAAGCGATGGCTCGGTTTTCGCCACTTTTAGTAATGGCGAGCGGATGCTGCAAGGCAAATTAGCATTGGCTAATTTCGCTAATGCTAATGGTTTAGCTGCGCAGAATGGCACCACTTGGAGTGCCACCAGTAAGTCGGGCGCAGCACTATTGGGTGCGCCAGGTACAGGGTTATTAGGCGGCATCGAAGTGGGTGCATTGGAAGCTTCCAATGTTGATTTAACCGCTGAATTGGTCGGTTTGATGACGGCACAACGTAATTACCAGGCGAATACCAAAATCATTAGTACCAATGACAGCATGATGAACGCGCTGTTCCAGGTGTTGTAA
- the flgD gene encoding flagellar hook assembly protein FlgD, whose amino-acid sequence MSNYIENSELNSKSGAVSPRQDVLPNGDELNNQFMTLLVAQIQNQDPLNPMDGTEFVSQMAQLSQVQSTENMAKMLKSNTVQMERMQSIATANLVGQQVMVESDDVELDTQIQNGRLELQHAASPLVIHLTDDLGQEHRINLGEQSAGSIDFAIDPTKQNLKPGHYKLSAVSSSAEKFIPLELVGVVNNVRIPQRGGAAQLNIAGIGDVPYHKIKQFGA is encoded by the coding sequence ATGAGTAATTACATTGAAAACAGTGAGTTAAATTCAAAATCTGGTGCGGTCAGTCCCCGTCAGGATGTCCTGCCTAATGGTGACGAACTGAATAACCAGTTTATGACGTTGTTGGTGGCCCAGATTCAGAATCAGGACCCACTGAATCCGATGGATGGTACCGAGTTTGTCAGCCAAATGGCACAGCTTTCGCAGGTTCAATCCACTGAAAACATGGCCAAGATGTTGAAGAGTAACACCGTGCAGATGGAGAGGATGCAGTCTATAGCGACCGCCAATCTGGTGGGGCAACAGGTGATGGTGGAAAGTGATGACGTTGAATTGGATACGCAAATTCAAAATGGCCGATTGGAATTACAACATGCCGCATCACCGCTGGTGATTCATTTGACGGATGACTTGGGGCAGGAGCATCGCATCAATCTGGGTGAGCAATCTGCTGGCAGTATCGATTTCGCCATCGATCCGACGAAGCAAAATCTCAAACCAGGTCACTATAAACTCAGTGCGGTCAGTAGCAGTGCGGAAAAATTCATTCCGTTGGAATTAGTCGGTGTCGTTAACAATGTGCGTATTCCACAGCGCGGCGGTGCAGCGCAATTAAATATCGCCGGTATTGGCGATGTGCCTTACCACAAAATCAAACAGTTTGGTGCTTAA
- a CDS encoding flagellar motor switch protein FliG, with translation MNESNLNQNDDAMVRDSATASAPVRSRLEQAGILLLSVGEEAAAMVMQKLTREEVVCISQTMSRLHGVKLNHARQALDDFFVDYREQSGINGASRSYLQGILSKALGSDISKSVINGIYGDEIRHRMTRLQWVGTPQLAALIEQEHLQLQAVFLAFLPPDVAAEVLAYLDKGRQDDVLYRIAKLDDVNRDVVDELDRLIERGVAVLSEHGSKVLGIKQAANIVNRIPSNQQQLLEQLGERDEEVLNDLKDEMYEFFILSRQSEVTLQRLMDDIPMSDWAIALKGTEPVLRQAIYDVLPKRQIQQLQNATNRMGAVPVSRVEHIRKEIMAQVRALAEAGEIQVQLFAEQTME, from the coding sequence ATGAACGAATCAAACCTCAATCAGAATGATGATGCAATGGTGCGTGATAGCGCCACTGCTTCTGCCCCGGTACGCAGCCGTTTAGAGCAGGCAGGGATTTTGCTTCTGAGTGTGGGTGAGGAAGCCGCGGCGATGGTGATGCAGAAACTGACGCGCGAGGAAGTGGTGTGTATCAGCCAAACTATGTCTCGCCTGCATGGTGTCAAATTGAACCATGCACGGCAGGCATTGGATGACTTCTTTGTCGATTATCGTGAACAAAGCGGGATCAACGGCGCATCGCGCAGTTATCTGCAAGGCATTCTGAGTAAAGCTTTGGGCAGTGATATCTCTAAAAGTGTCATTAATGGCATCTATGGTGATGAAATCCGCCATAGGATGACCCGCTTGCAGTGGGTCGGGACACCACAACTGGCGGCGCTGATTGAACAGGAACATCTGCAATTACAGGCGGTATTTTTAGCTTTTTTACCGCCGGATGTAGCAGCTGAAGTGTTGGCCTACCTGGATAAAGGGCGGCAGGACGATGTGTTGTACCGGATTGCCAAGCTCGATGATGTCAACCGCGATGTGGTGGATGAACTGGATCGCCTGATTGAGCGCGGCGTGGCGGTATTGTCAGAGCACGGTTCCAAAGTTTTGGGGATCAAACAAGCCGCGAATATCGTTAACCGTATTCCCAGCAACCAGCAGCAGTTGTTGGAGCAACTGGGGGAGCGTGATGAAGAAGTGCTCAATGATCTGAAGGATGAGATGTATGAATTCTTTATCCTCAGCCGCCAAAGTGAGGTCACTTTGCAACGCTTGATGGATGATATCCCGATGAGCGACTGGGCGATAGCGCTGAAAGGCACTGAGCCGGTACTGCGCCAAGCCATTTATGACGTGCTGCCAAAGCGCCAAATACAGCAGTTGCAAAATGCGACCAATCGGATGGGGGCGGTGCCAGTCAGCCGCGTAGAGCATATACGCAAAGAGATAATGGCGCAGGTGCGCGCGCTGGCCGAAGCGGGAGAAATCCAGGTGCAATTGTTTGCTGAACAGACCATGGAGTAA
- the flgN gene encoding flagellar protein FlgN yields MQPVKNSQQQSTQQLLVAIQEDRKRYIALEKLLVKQRELMINHNTEALEALNLQLMELYNMIDQSATERRRLMQDLQFPAHKEGMHQLLSSLPIHYREHAGALWADLRLRADACRQQNQHNGLLLTMQMDLLSSLTETPSDFLYAG; encoded by the coding sequence ATGCAGCCGGTAAAAAACAGTCAGCAGCAGAGCACTCAGCAGTTGTTGGTGGCGATTCAGGAAGATCGCAAACGCTATATTGCCTTGGAAAAGTTATTGGTAAAACAGCGCGAGTTGATGATTAACCACAATACTGAAGCTCTGGAAGCGCTCAATCTGCAGTTGATGGAACTGTATAATATGATTGATCAATCTGCCACTGAGCGCCGGCGGCTAATGCAAGATTTACAATTTCCTGCCCATAAAGAAGGTATGCACCAGCTGCTCTCTAGTTTACCGATACATTACCGCGAACATGCTGGCGCATTATGGGCGGACTTGCGTTTACGCGCCGACGCCTGCCGCCAGCAAAACCAGCATAATGGTCTGCTGCTAACCATGCAGATGGACCTCTTGTCTTCATTAACCGAGACCCCGTCAGATTTTTTATATGCGGGCTAA
- the flgA gene encoding flagellar basal body P-ring formation chaperone FlgA has protein sequence MIRNIFLLFSSPNGKHNFLSLRPLLIRLSCRWFPLSIGLIALYAGAANSAETHARKQIYTQALHSASADISQTAKNKNWQGYTVKMNIFIPSEVSRYKLCRGDVRVTAPASGQRDISRLRYDISCTDDLGWEVSVTVKPDIYLPVWVAKSTLERGKLVAPDDIELKKKNISTAQGGYITNPDEIVGLTVKRRIRGLQVVTPSQLEQPVLVTRGQQVLMIAEQEGIEARMLGEALKNGRKGELIKVKNLSSKRTVTAIVDDIARVRMLGIASS, from the coding sequence ATGATTAGAAACATATTTTTATTATTCTCTTCGCCTAACGGGAAACACAATTTCCTCTCATTACGGCCCTTGCTCATCCGCTTATCATGCCGGTGGTTCCCGCTGTCTATTGGCCTGATTGCCCTGTATGCAGGAGCAGCAAATAGCGCTGAAACTCACGCTCGAAAACAGATTTATACACAGGCATTACACTCAGCCAGCGCTGACATTAGCCAAACTGCCAAAAATAAAAACTGGCAGGGCTATACGGTAAAAATGAATATTTTTATTCCGTCAGAAGTGAGCCGATATAAATTATGCCGGGGTGATGTCAGGGTGACGGCCCCCGCCAGTGGGCAGCGCGATATCTCGCGTTTACGTTATGACATTAGTTGCACTGATGACCTGGGCTGGGAAGTGTCTGTCACGGTAAAACCCGATATTTATCTGCCGGTTTGGGTGGCAAAAAGTACCCTTGAGCGCGGTAAATTGGTGGCACCTGACGATATTGAATTGAAGAAAAAGAATATTTCGACGGCGCAGGGTGGCTATATTACCAACCCCGATGAGATAGTCGGGCTAACGGTTAAACGCCGCATCCGTGGGTTGCAAGTCGTGACACCCTCCCAATTGGAACAGCCGGTATTAGTGACCCGTGGTCAGCAGGTATTAATGATTGCTGAGCAAGAAGGTATTGAAGCTCGCATGTTAGGTGAGGCGCTGAAAAATGGCCGCAAAGGGGAGCTCATAAAAGTGAAAAATCTCAGCAGCAAACGCACCGTTACCGCCATAGTTGACGATATCGCCAGAGTCAGAATGTTGGGGATTGCCAGCAGTTAA
- the flgM gene encoding flagellar biosynthesis anti-sigma factor FlgM, whose amino-acid sequence MEINAHRRQIMVAAPAAKTENSQAIQAIAPVRSVVSTTQHAASAGELHAKLQKMPEVDSERVAMAKADIQADKIKLNTADIARAMLNFHRS is encoded by the coding sequence ATGGAAATTAACGCGCATCGCCGGCAGATAATGGTTGCCGCCCCGGCCGCTAAAACAGAAAATTCCCAAGCTATTCAGGCTATTGCTCCAGTACGATCTGTGGTTAGCACGACACAACATGCTGCATCGGCAGGTGAGTTGCATGCCAAATTACAAAAAATGCCCGAAGTGGATAGCGAACGCGTCGCTATGGCTAAAGCGGATATTCAGGCCGATAAAATCAAACTGAATACCGCCGATATCGCCAGGGCGATGCTGAACTTTCACAGGAGTTAA
- the flgC gene encoding flagellar basal body rod protein FlgC, with the protein MSFNNIYRISGSAMTAQTIRLNTIASNLANADSPAASAAEAYKARSPIFSAVYSPRSAANPRGVNGAQVQVLDVVEVRETVQRYEPNHPLANPQGYVFYPAVNVVSEMADMMSASRSFETNVEVLNSVKSMQQSVLKLGER; encoded by the coding sequence ATGTCTTTTAACAATATTTATCGGATATCAGGTTCAGCCATGACCGCCCAGACCATCAGGCTCAATACCATCGCCAGTAATCTGGCGAATGCGGACTCACCTGCGGCTTCGGCGGCAGAGGCTTATAAAGCACGCAGCCCGATATTTTCTGCGGTTTATTCACCTCGCAGTGCGGCTAATCCTCGTGGAGTCAATGGGGCGCAAGTACAGGTATTGGATGTCGTTGAAGTGAGGGAGACGGTGCAGCGATATGAACCTAATCATCCGCTGGCTAACCCGCAAGGTTATGTCTTTTATCCGGCAGTCAATGTGGTGTCTGAGATGGCTGACATGATGTCGGCATCACGCAGCTTTGAGACTAATGTTGAAGTACTCAACAGTGTCAAAAGTATGCAGCAAAGTGTCTTAAAGCTCGGAGAGCGCTAA